DNA sequence from the Methanobacterium petrolearium genome:
CTAACCCACTATCGGCCATGTTTCGGGATTGGGCCATTCCCTGACTTCCGTATCCTATAACGGCTACGGTTTTATCCTTAAGTACATCCATATTCACATCTTTTTCATAATAAATCTTCATATAAGGTCACCTCTTTTAAAATTGAAAAGAAATACCGTTTCGGGGTTATAAGAAATACTTTTACCTCAAATCGCTATGTCTAATAATTGTTGGAATTTCATTAATAAAGTTTACCCTGAAAAACTGGGGATAAAATGCTCTTAAAATCTAAAATACCGTAATGAAATCAAATATTTTAGAATAAAAATCACGGTAGCAACTTTTGATCGTAAATTGGCTGTAAAAAAATAGAAAAGAGGACTTCGTCTATTTAAACTCTTAAATAGTTTTTGAACCTCTTGATATGGCGGTTGGACCTGTACGGGCAATTTCTTTAATACCATAACTCTTAAGAAGGTCTATAAGAGCGTCTATTTTTTCAGGTGTTCCTGTGATCTCCAGTGTGAGATTTTCAGGCCCCACATCAACGATTCTTCCCCGGAATATGTTGGCATACTGAATGATCTCTGAACGGGCCCTTTCAGAAGTGGCATGGGTCTTGATCAGGCACAATTCCCTGGTCACTGTACCTTCTGCATCCAGGTCCCGGACTTTAATCACTTCGATGATCTTGTTCAGTTGCTTGGTAATCTGTTCCAGAACCCTTTCATCACCGGTAGAGATGATGGTCATACGCGCCAATCCGTCCTGTTCTGAGGGACCAACAGTGATACTGTCGATGTTGAAACCTCGACGGGTGAAAAGACCAGCAACACGCTGTAATACACCGGGTCGGTGCATTACAAGAGCACTTATGATATGATTCCGTTGCTCATCCATTTTTAGTCACCTCCAGTTTCCTGGGCAGAGGGCCGGTAGGGTATTTCATTTGGATTTTCCCGTTCAACCTTATATTCTCCCACAATCTCGGTTATACCACATCCTGGTGGCACCATGGGAAGAATTTCGTCAGGATCGATCATAACATCAATCAGACTGGGCTCTCCAGATTTTAAGGCCTCTTGGAGTGTTTCTTTCATCTCACCTGGACGTTCAACACGGTAAGCACCAACTCCAAATGATTCGGCCAGTTTAACAAAGTCAGGCATGGCTTTGAGTTTGGTATGGGAAATACGTTCATCATAGAATAATTTTTGC
Encoded proteins:
- the ilvN gene encoding acetolactate synthase small subunit, which translates into the protein MDEQRNHIISALVMHRPGVLQRVAGLFTRRGFNIDSITVGPSEQDGLARMTIISTGDERVLEQITKQLNKIIEVIKVRDLDAEGTVTRELCLIKTHATSERARSEIIQYANIFRGRIVDVGPENLTLEITGTPEKIDALIDLLKSYGIKEIARTGPTAISRGSKTI